The following are encoded in a window of Thunnus albacares chromosome 17, fThuAlb1.1, whole genome shotgun sequence genomic DNA:
- the atp2a1 gene encoding sarcoplasmic/endoplasmic reticulum calcium ATPase 1, with amino-acid sequence MENAHIKESEEVLSYFGVTEETGLSPEQVKKNLDKYGYNELPAEEGKTIWELVVEQFEDLLVRILLLAACISFVLAWFEEGEETVTAFVEPFVILLILIANAIVGVWQERNAESAIEALKEYEPEMGKVYRSDRKSVQRIKAREIVPGDVVEVSVGDKVPSDIRLISIKSTTLRVDQSILTGESVSVIKHTDPVPDPRAVNQDKKNMLFSGTNIAAGKAVGIVVATGVSTEIGKIRDQMAATEQEKTPLQQKLDEFGEQLSKVISLICVAVWIINIGHFNDPVHGGSWFRGAIYYFKIAVALAVAAIPEGLPAVITTCLALGTRRMAKKNAIVRSLPSVETLGCTSVICSDKTGTLTTNQMCVTKMFIIDKVDGDSVSLGQFEISGSKYTPEGDVTRNGSLVKCGQYDGLVELATICALCNDSSLDYNESKGIYEKVGEATETALSCLVEKMNVFNTEVRGLSRVERANACCVVIKQLMKKDFTLEFSRDRKSMSVYCSPAKSAKAPVGNKMFVKGAPEGVIDRCAYVRVGTTRIPLTGPVKDHIMSVIKEWGTGRDTLRCLALATRDSPLRKEEMNLEDSTKFADYETDLTFVGCVGMLDPPRKEVMSSIELCRAAGIRVIMITGDNKGTAVAICRRIGIFSEDEDVTNKAFTGREFDDLAPYEQKNAVRRACCFARVEPSHKSKIVEFLQGFDEITAMTGDGVNDAPALKKAEIGIAMGSGTAVAKSASEMVLADDNFSSIVSAVEEGRAIYNNMKQFIRYLISSNVGEVVCIFLTAALGLPEALIPVQLLWVNLVTDGLPATALGFNPPDLDIMGKAPRSPKEPLISGWLFFRYLAIGGYVGAATVAAAAWWFLYCDEGPSVSFHQLTHFMQCSEDNEDFDGVHCEVFESSPPMTMALSVLVTIEMCNALNSLSENQSLVRMPPWSNGWLVAAMTLSMSLHFMIIYVDPLPMIFKLTHLTVEQWVVVAKLSFPVILIDELLKFVARTYLEGKV; translated from the exons ATGGAGAACGCACACATCAAAGAGTCAGAGGAGGTTCTGTCCTACTTCGGCGTCACCGAAGAGACGGGCCTCTCGCCTGAGCAGGTCAAGAAGAACCTGGACAAGTACGGCTACAAcg AGCTGCCAGCAGAGGAGG GAAAGACTATCTGGGAGCTGGTTGTAGAGCAGTTTGAGGACCTGTTGGTCAGAATCTTACTGCTGGCCGCCTGCATCTCTTTT gtgctGGCTTGGTTCGAGGAAGGCGAGGAAACTGTCACCGCCTTTGTAGAGCCCTTcgtcatcctcctcatcctcattgCAAATGCTATCGTTGGAGTGTGGCAG GAGCGCAACGCAGAGAGCGCCATTGAGGCTCTGAAGGAGTACGAGCCTGAGATGGGAAAGGTTTACCGGTCGGACAGGAAGAGTGTGCAGAGAATCAAGGCCAGGGAGATCGTTCCTGGTGATGTGGTGGAGGTTTCCG TTGGTGACAAAGTGCCATCTGACATCAGGCTCATCTCCATCAAGTCAACAACCCTGCGTGTAGACCAGTCCATTCTTACTG GTGAGTCCGTCAGTGTGATCAAACACACTGATCCCGTCCCAGACCCCCGAGCTGTCAACCAGGACAAGAAGAACATGCTGTTCTCT GGCACCAATATCGCTGCTGGAAAAGCTGTTGGTATTGTTGTTGCAACCGGCGTCTCCACTGAGATTGGAAAGATTCGTGACCAGATGGCTGCCACAGAGCAGGAGAAGACCCCTCTGCAGCAGAAACTGGATGAGTTTGGAGAGCAGCTCTCCAAG GTCATCTCCCTCATTTGTGTGGCTGTGTGGATAATCAACATTGGCCATTTCAATGACCCCGTCCACGGAGGCTCCTGGTTCCGCGGTGCTATCTACTATTTCAAGATTGCTGTGGCTCTGGCTGTGGCTGCCATCCCTGAAG GCCTGCCCGCTGTCATCACCACCTGCCTGGCTCTGGGAACACGTCGTATGGCCAAGAAGAACGCCATTGTCAGAAGCCTACCCTCTGTGGAGACCCTGGGCTGCACCTCAGTCATCTGCTCTGACAAGACCGGTACCCTGACCACCAACCAGATGTGTGTAACCAAG ATGTTCATCATCGATAAAGTGGATGGTGACAGTGTTTCCCTTGGTCAGTTTGAAATCTCTGGCTCAAAGTACACCCCTGAAGGAGACGT AACAAGGAACGGCTCGCTTGTGAAGTGCGGCCAGTATGACGGACTGGTTGAGCTGGCTACCATCTGTGCTCTGTGCAATGACTCCTCACTGGACTACAATGAG TCAAAGGGTATTTATGAGAAAGTGGGTGAGGCCACTGAAACAGCTCTGAGCTGTTTGGTGGAGAAGATGAACGTGTTCAATACTGAAGTGCGTGGCCTGTCCAGGGTGGAGAGGGCAAACGCTTGCTGTGTT GTGATTAAGCAGCTGATGAAGAAAGACTTCACACTGGAGTTCTCCAGAGACAGGAAGTCCATGTCAGTCTACTGCTCTCCTGCCAAGTCCGCCAAAGCCCCAGTTGGAAACAAGATGTTTGTCAAA GGTGCTCCAGAAGGTGTGATTGACCGCTGTGCATACGTCCGTGTGGGCACCACCCGTATACCCCTGACTGGCCCAGTCAAAGACCACATAATGTCAGTCATCAAGGAGTGGGGCACTGGGCGCGACACCCTCCGTTGTTTGGCGCTGGCCACCCGCGACTCACCTCtgaggaaggaggagatgaaCCTGGAGGACTCTACCAAGTTCGCAGACTATGAG ACTGACTTGACCTTTGTGGGCTGCGTTGGCATGCTTGACCCTCCTCGTAAGGAAGTTATGAGCTCCATCGAGCTGTGCAGGGCTGCTGGCATCCGTGTCATCATGATCACTG GTGACAACAAGGGCACAGCAGTGGCCATCTGCCGTCGTATCGGCATCTTCAGTGAAGATGAGGATGTCACTAACAAAGCCTTCACTGGTCGTGAGTTTGATGACCTCGCTCCATATGAGCAGAAGAATGCCGTCCGAAGGGCTTGCTGCTTTGCCAGAGTGGAGCCATCCCACAAGTCAAAGATCGTTGAGTTCCTGCAAGGTTTTGATGAGATTACTGCCATG ACTGGTGACGGAGTGAACGATGCCCCTGCCTTGAAGAAGGCGGAGATTGGCATCGCCATGGGCTCTGGCACTGCCGTTGCCAAGTCTGCCTCTGAGATGGTCCTGGCTGACGACAACTTCTCTTCCATTGTGTCTGCTGTTGAGGAGGGCAGAGCCATTTACAACAACATGAAGCAGTTCATCCGCTACCTCATCTCCTCCAACGTAGGCGAGGTCGTCTG TATCTTCCTGACTGCTGCTCTGGGTCTGCCTGAGGCTCTCATCCCCGTCCAGCTGCTGTGGGTCAACCTTGTAACTGATGGGCTTCCTGCCACTGCGCTGGGCTTCAACCCCCCTGACCTGGACATCATGGGCAAAGCCCCACGATCCCCCAAAGAGCCCCTCATCTCTGGCTGGCTCTTCTTTAGATACCTGGCCATTGGAG GTTATGTTGGTGCTGCAACTGTTGCAGCAGCTGCCTGGTGGTTCCTGTACTGTGACGAAGGCCCAAGTGTCTCTTTCCACCAGCTG ACCCACTTCATGCAGTGCAGCGAGGACAACGAGGACTTTGATGGGGTCCACTGTGAGGTGTTTGAGTCCTCTCCTCCAATGACCATGGCTTTGTCTGTGTTGGTCACCATTGAGATGTGCAACGCTCTGAACAG CTTGTCTGAGAACCAGTCCCTGGTGCGCATGCCCCCCTGGAGCAACGGCTGGCTGGTGGCTGCCATGACCCTCTCCATGTCCCTTCACTTCATGATCATCTACGTCGACCCCCTGCCC ATGATCTTCAAGCTCACTCACTTGACTGTGGAGCAGTGGGTTGTGGTGGCGAAGCTCTCCTTCCCCGTCATCCTGATTGATGAGCTTCTCAAGTTTGTGGCTCGCACATATCTGGAGG GGAAAGTCTAG